One Gottschalkia purinilytica DNA segment encodes these proteins:
- the ispE gene encoding 4-(cytidine 5'-diphospho)-2-C-methyl-D-erythritol kinase, with translation MGIITMNAYAKINLSLDVIKRREDGYHELKMIMQQIDLKDTLTIEETDKNIEIVTDNEKLPIDSSNVVYKVWYTLSNEFNIKKGVRININKNIPISAGLAGGSTDAAAVLKGLNELWNLGLTERELMDIGVKIGADVPYCIMGGTALAEGIGEKLTKLKSFSNKLILLANPGIEVSTAYVYNSLDLKNIKIRPDTSKLIESIEKEDTNYLAKNMVNVLESVTIKDYPIINEIKKDMIENGAIGSIMSGSGSTVFGIFENENDLEKCKEKLNKKVNTVITSKTI, from the coding sequence ATGGGAATCATTACTATGAATGCATATGCGAAAATAAATCTCTCGTTAGATGTAATTAAAAGAAGAGAAGATGGATACCATGAGCTTAAGATGATAATGCAACAAATAGACTTAAAAGATACACTAACTATAGAAGAAACAGATAAAAATATAGAAATAGTGACAGATAATGAAAAATTACCTATAGATTCGTCAAACGTAGTATACAAAGTATGGTATACACTGTCTAATGAATTTAATATAAAAAAAGGTGTAAGAATAAATATAAATAAAAATATACCTATATCGGCAGGACTTGCAGGTGGAAGTACAGATGCAGCGGCAGTATTAAAAGGATTAAATGAACTTTGGAATCTTGGACTTACAGAAAGAGAACTAATGGACATTGGAGTAAAAATAGGAGCAGATGTTCCTTATTGTATTATGGGAGGAACTGCACTAGCAGAAGGAATAGGAGAAAAACTTACAAAGCTTAAAAGTTTTTCAAATAAACTGATACTACTAGCAAATCCAGGAATAGAGGTATCAACAGCTTATGTATATAACTCATTAGATCTTAAAAATATTAAAATTCGTCCAGATACCAGTAAACTTATAGAGAGTATAGAAAAAGAAGATACAAATTATTTGGCAAAAAACATGGTAAATGTATTGGAATCAGTAACGATAAAAGACTATCCTATAATTAATGAAATAAAAAAAGACATGATAGAAAATGGAGCTATAGGCAGTATAATGAGTGGCAGTGGTTCTACAGTATTTGGAATATTTGAAAATGAAAATGATCTAGAAAAATGTAAGGAAAAGTTAAACAAAAAAGTAAACACAGTCATTACATCCAAAACTATTTAG